Proteins from a single region of Megachile rotundata isolate GNS110a chromosome 7, iyMegRotu1, whole genome shotgun sequence:
- the LOC100880216 gene encoding uncharacterized protein LOC100880216: protein MTTNGEVVPCSVKQVIKKCIRDVPCPRPPKRKQDGPLVECKKAMKIVPCETERKRISKCVKKLTDICPGNDRSPSPKGCAKCEENRIKKLECEVFHLRREIEHMKHDRKEVEKALQKAILRGACALGGYRPQVPGSVEKLLNCCDSDVSSSSSYSLTLCTKPPPEIRPCGKPSKKKQLCCESCCFD from the exons ATGACAACGAATGGAGAAGTGGTACCATGCTCGGTTAAGCAGGTGATCAAGAAATGCATTCGTGACGTACCGTGTCCTCGACCACCTAAAAGAAAGCAAGATGGTCCGCTGGTCGAGTGCAAGAAAGCCATGAAGATCGTGCCGTGTGAAACAGAGCGGAAGAGGATCTCGAAATGCGTTAAGAAGTTGACCGATATTTGTCCGGGCAACGATCGATCGCCGTCACCCAAAGGATGTGCGAAGTGCGAGGAAAATCGGATCAAGAAATTGGAGTGCGAG GTGTTCCATCTGCGACGGGAGATAGAACACATGAAGCATGATCGGAAGGAGGTCGAAAAAGCGCTACAAAAGGCCATCCTTCGTGGCGCGTGTGCTCTCGGAGGATACAGACCGCAGGTGCCAGGGTCAGTTGAGAAGCTTCTGAACTGCTGTGACAGCGACGTCTCATCCTCCTCGTCGTACTCTCTCACGTTATGCACGAAACCCCCGCCAGAGATACGTCCGTGCGGTAAACCGTCGAAGAAGAAACAGCTTTGTTGCGAATCGTGTTGCTTCGATTAG
- the LOC100874914 gene encoding EF-hand calcium-binding domain-containing protein 11 isoform X2 — MTHVYKERAKTAFDYADVDSTGSLTKQQYKIAMTAVFGYRPDKVEVKQAFQHTDKILYEEFERWVLKKCVAQDSHINAEIIFALLDKDYKGYLLLDDFYSASKSVGLKVPLSVWDEVFKDLDRYKRGYIDFDELLRVLPT; from the exons ATGACGCACGTGTACAAGGAACGTGCGAAAACG GCTTTCGATTATGCTGACGTAGACTCCACGGGTTCGTTGACCAAACAACAATATAAAATAGCGATGACGGCCGTGTTTGGATATCGGCCGGATAAA GTAGAGGTGAAGCAAGCTTTTCAGCACACTGATAAAATCCTGTATGAAGAGTTTGAAAGATGGGTGCTTAAAAAATGCGTCGCGCAAGATTCACACATCAATGCGGAAATAATATTTGCTTTGTTAGATAAGGATT ATAAGGGGTACTTACTCTTGGATGACTTTTATTCCGCGAGCAAGTCTGTTGGTTTGAAGGTACCACTGTCGGTGTGGGATGAAGTATTCAAGGATTTGGATCGTTACAAAAGAGGATACATAGATTTCGACGAATTATTACGTGTATTACCGACATAG
- the LOC100874914 gene encoding EF-hand calcium-binding domain-containing protein 11 isoform X1, producing the protein MSLKEVSFQLNSSDKQEMTHVYKERAKTAFDYADVDSTGSLTKQQYKIAMTAVFGYRPDKVEVKQAFQHTDKILYEEFERWVLKKCVAQDSHINAEIIFALLDKDYKGYLLLDDFYSASKSVGLKVPLSVWDEVFKDLDRYKRGYIDFDELLRVLPT; encoded by the exons ATGTCGCTCAAGGAAGTTTCCTTCCAGCTGAATTCATCCGACAAGCAAGAGATGACGCACGTGTACAAGGAACGTGCGAAAACG GCTTTCGATTATGCTGACGTAGACTCCACGGGTTCGTTGACCAAACAACAATATAAAATAGCGATGACGGCCGTGTTTGGATATCGGCCGGATAAA GTAGAGGTGAAGCAAGCTTTTCAGCACACTGATAAAATCCTGTATGAAGAGTTTGAAAGATGGGTGCTTAAAAAATGCGTCGCGCAAGATTCACACATCAATGCGGAAATAATATTTGCTTTGTTAGATAAGGATT ATAAGGGGTACTTACTCTTGGATGACTTTTATTCCGCGAGCAAGTCTGTTGGTTTGAAGGTACCACTGTCGGTGTGGGATGAAGTATTCAAGGATTTGGATCGTTACAAAAGAGGATACATAGATTTCGACGAATTATTACGTGTATTACCGACATAG